The following coding sequences are from one Rathayibacter sp. VKM Ac-2760 window:
- the argJ gene encoding bifunctional glutamate N-acetyltransferase/amino-acid acetyltransferase ArgJ — MSITAAAGFAASGVVAGLKSTGARDLALVHNLGPLQNAATVFTSNRCKANPVLWSEQVMQDGVVSAIVLNSGGANCYTGTAGFQVTHGTAEAVAERLGVSAGDVLVCSTGLIGDQLDLGKLTAGVAEAAAALPGATGPEAGEAAARAIMTTDTVPKQASVRSEQGWTVGGMAKGAGMLAPGLATMLVVITTDAVLESTELDSALRAATRVTFDRLDSDGCMSTNDTVALLASGASEVRPEAAEFTAALTEVCCDLTVQLQADAEGAAHDVAIRVLNAATEDEAVVVARAVSRSNLFKAAIFGNDPNWGRVLAAVGTTDAQFDPYGIDVAMNGVQVCRAGEPDQSRDLVDLAPRAVAVDIDLHAGDATATVWTNDLTHDYVHENSAYSS, encoded by the coding sequence GTGAGCATCACCGCCGCAGCAGGATTCGCCGCGTCCGGTGTCGTCGCCGGTCTGAAGTCGACCGGCGCCCGCGACCTCGCCCTCGTGCACAACCTCGGCCCGCTGCAGAACGCGGCCACGGTCTTCACCAGCAATCGCTGCAAGGCGAACCCGGTGCTCTGGAGCGAGCAGGTGATGCAGGACGGCGTCGTCTCGGCGATCGTGCTCAACTCCGGCGGGGCGAACTGCTACACCGGCACCGCGGGCTTCCAGGTCACCCACGGCACGGCCGAGGCGGTCGCCGAGCGGCTCGGTGTCTCGGCCGGCGACGTCCTGGTCTGCTCCACCGGTCTCATCGGCGACCAGCTCGACCTCGGCAAGCTCACCGCCGGGGTGGCCGAGGCGGCGGCGGCGCTCCCGGGCGCCACCGGACCCGAGGCCGGCGAGGCGGCGGCCCGCGCCATCATGACGACCGACACCGTGCCGAAGCAGGCGAGCGTCCGCTCCGAGCAGGGCTGGACCGTCGGCGGCATGGCCAAGGGGGCCGGGATGCTCGCGCCCGGTCTCGCGACGATGCTGGTCGTGATCACGACCGACGCGGTCCTCGAGTCGACCGAGCTGGACTCGGCGCTGCGCGCGGCGACCCGGGTCACCTTCGATCGGCTCGACTCGGACGGCTGCATGTCGACGAACGACACCGTCGCGCTGCTGGCGAGCGGCGCGAGCGAGGTGCGTCCGGAGGCCGCGGAGTTCACCGCCGCGCTGACCGAGGTCTGCTGCGACCTGACCGTCCAGCTCCAGGCCGACGCCGAGGGTGCCGCGCACGACGTGGCGATCCGCGTGCTGAACGCCGCGACCGAGGACGAGGCCGTCGTCGTCGCTCGCGCGGTGTCGCGCAGCAATCTCTTCAAGGCCGCGATCTTCGGCAACGACCCCAACTGGGGCCGGGTGCTCGCCGCCGTCGGCACGACCGACGCGCAGTTCGACCCGTACGGGATCGACGTCGCGATGAACGGCGTGCAGGTCTGCCGCGCGGGCGAGCCCGACCAGAGCCGGGACCTCGTCGACCTCGCGCCGCGGGCGGTGGCGGTCGACATCGACCTGCACGCCGGCGACGCGACCGCCACGGTCTGGACGAACGACCTCACCCACGACTACGTGCACGAGAACTCGGCGTACTCCAGCTGA
- a CDS encoding glutamate ABC transporter substrate-binding protein yields the protein MRTKLMFMTAGLAAAALTLAGCAGDSGTGAGSGSEGSGAAYEVASDVTLEGSPTFDAMTEDGRVTIGVKEDQPGLGYLDAATGERSGFDIEIAKWVAASLGFSEDKIDYQAIPSANREASIVNGDIDYYVGTYSITDKRKEQVGFAGPYFETGQQLLVAADNDTITGPDDLSADTTVCSATGSTPIQNIRTNYPEVPTEEFDTYSQCVDALADGQVDAVTTDGAILIGYAAQKPDELKVVGEPFSTELYGIGLAKDDTALRGFINEMLTDGGDTWSAIYDETLGQSGTTVEQPAVDAY from the coding sequence ATGCGCACGAAGCTCATGTTCATGACCGCGGGACTCGCCGCAGCGGCCCTCACCCTCGCCGGCTGCGCCGGTGACTCCGGAACCGGCGCCGGTTCCGGCTCCGAGGGCAGCGGAGCGGCCTACGAGGTCGCCAGCGACGTCACCCTCGAGGGCAGCCCCACCTTCGACGCCATGACGGAGGACGGCCGGGTCACCATCGGCGTCAAGGAGGACCAGCCCGGTCTGGGCTACCTCGACGCCGCGACCGGCGAGCGCTCCGGCTTCGACATCGAGATCGCGAAGTGGGTCGCCGCCTCCCTCGGCTTCTCCGAGGACAAGATCGACTACCAGGCGATCCCGTCGGCCAACCGCGAGGCGTCGATCGTGAACGGCGACATCGACTACTACGTCGGCACCTACTCGATCACGGACAAGCGCAAGGAGCAGGTCGGCTTCGCCGGACCGTACTTCGAGACCGGCCAGCAGCTGCTCGTCGCGGCGGACAACGACACCATCACCGGTCCGGACGACCTCTCGGCCGACACCACCGTGTGCTCCGCGACCGGCTCGACGCCGATCCAGAACATCCGCACCAACTACCCCGAGGTCCCGACCGAGGAGTTCGACACTTACTCGCAGTGCGTCGACGCCCTCGCCGACGGCCAGGTCGACGCGGTCACCACCGACGGCGCGATCCTGATCGGCTACGCCGCGCAGAAGCCCGACGAGCTCAAGGTCGTCGGCGAGCCCTTCAGCACCGAGCTCTACGGCATCGGCCTCGCGAAGGACGACACCGCCCTGCGCGGCTTCATCAACGAGATGCTGACCGACGGCGGTGACACCTGGAGCGCGATCTACGACGAGACCCTCGGCCAGTCCGGCACCACGGTCGAGCAGCCCGCGGTCGACGCCTACTAG
- a CDS encoding amino acid ABC transporter permease, which yields MDVLLNNLDVFVPAFGNTLLLFVVSLVFALLLGTVVGAMRVSPVPIARAVGTVYVNTIRNTPLTLLMFFFAFGYPKLDLPDVDYTNLAIAALSIYTATYVAEVLRSGINTVPIGQAEAARAIGLDFGLTMTQVVLPQAFRSVIPPLMSVLIALLKNTTVAAGFSVAEAGTIVRVLNERGENSLIVVLWVALVFVVLVTVLSLLQRQLEKKWRVAR from the coding sequence ATGGATGTTCTCCTGAACAACCTCGACGTGTTCGTCCCCGCGTTCGGCAACACCCTGCTGCTGTTCGTCGTGTCGCTCGTCTTCGCCCTCCTCCTCGGCACAGTGGTCGGAGCGATGCGCGTCTCGCCCGTTCCGATCGCCCGCGCGGTCGGCACCGTCTACGTCAACACCATCCGGAACACGCCGCTCACGCTGCTGATGTTCTTCTTCGCCTTCGGCTACCCGAAGCTCGATCTGCCGGACGTCGACTACACGAATCTCGCGATCGCCGCCCTGAGCATCTACACCGCGACCTACGTCGCCGAGGTGCTCCGGTCCGGCATCAACACCGTGCCGATCGGTCAGGCCGAGGCGGCCCGCGCGATCGGCCTCGACTTCGGCCTCACCATGACCCAGGTGGTGCTGCCGCAGGCGTTCCGCTCGGTGATCCCGCCGCTGATGAGCGTGCTGATCGCGCTGCTCAAGAACACCACCGTGGCCGCCGGCTTCTCCGTCGCCGAGGCCGGGACGATCGTGCGCGTGCTCAACGAGCGCGGCGAGAACAGCCTGATCGTCGTGCTCTGGGTGGCGCTGGTCTTCGTGGTGCTCGTCACCGTGCTCTCCCTCCTCCAACGACAGCTCGAGAAGAAGTGGAGGGTCGCCCGATGA
- the argC gene encoding N-acetyl-gamma-glutamyl-phosphate reductase has product MTFSVAVAGASGYAGGELLRLLADHPEFEVRTVTAHSNAGQPLVAVQPHLRSLRDLMLVDTTTENLAGHDVVFLALPHGRSGEITATLPDDVLVVDCGADHRLTDEQDWADYYGGDFAGAWPYGLPELLLRGSGRQRDVLAGVRRIAVPGCNVTAITLGLAPGVHAGVIEPVDLVSVLAVGPSGAGKSLRTDLLASELLGSAHAYGVGGGHRHNPEIRQNLALAGAGEVSISFTPVLVPMSRGILATSTARLAPGVSARDVRAAWESAYADEPFVQLLPEGSFPRTADTVGANTALIGLAVDERAGRVVVVTALDNLVKGTAGAAIQSTNIALGLPETLGLSTNGVAP; this is encoded by the coding sequence ATGACTTTTTCCGTGGCGGTGGCCGGAGCGAGCGGGTACGCGGGCGGCGAGCTGCTGCGCCTGCTCGCCGACCACCCCGAGTTCGAGGTGCGCACGGTGACGGCGCACTCGAACGCCGGTCAGCCCCTCGTCGCCGTGCAGCCGCATCTGCGCTCGCTGCGCGATCTGATGCTCGTCGACACGACGACCGAGAACCTCGCCGGCCACGACGTCGTCTTCCTCGCCCTCCCGCACGGCAGGTCCGGCGAGATCACCGCGACGCTGCCGGACGACGTCCTCGTCGTCGACTGCGGCGCGGATCACCGGCTGACCGACGAGCAGGACTGGGCCGACTACTACGGCGGCGACTTCGCCGGCGCCTGGCCGTACGGCCTGCCCGAGCTGCTGCTGCGGGGCTCCGGTCGGCAGCGCGACGTGCTGGCCGGCGTCCGCCGCATCGCGGTGCCGGGCTGCAACGTCACCGCGATCACCCTCGGCCTCGCGCCGGGAGTGCACGCCGGCGTGATCGAGCCCGTCGACCTGGTCTCGGTCCTGGCCGTCGGCCCGTCGGGCGCCGGCAAGAGCCTCCGCACCGATCTGCTCGCGAGTGAGCTGCTCGGCTCGGCGCACGCCTACGGCGTCGGCGGCGGGCACCGGCACAACCCGGAGATCCGGCAGAATCTCGCCCTCGCCGGCGCCGGGGAGGTGTCGATCTCGTTCACCCCGGTCCTCGTCCCGATGTCCCGCGGCATCCTGGCGACCTCGACGGCCCGACTCGCTCCGGGGGTCTCCGCGCGGGACGTGCGCGCGGCCTGGGAGTCGGCCTACGCCGACGAGCCCTTCGTCCAGCTGCTGCCCGAGGGCTCCTTCCCGCGGACGGCCGACACGGTCGGCGCCAACACCGCGCTGATCGGCCTGGCGGTGGACGAGCGGGCCGGCCGTGTCGTGGTGGTCACCGCCCTCGACAACCTGGTCAAGGGCACCGCCGGCGCCGCGATCCAGTCGACCAACATCGCCCTGGGCCTCCCCGAGACCCTCGGCCTGAGCACGAACGGAGTCGCGCCGTGA
- the pheS gene encoding phenylalanine--tRNA ligase subunit alpha → MSDSNPITDEAVAAATAEALSAIRAAADSTALKAARTAHLGEGSALARLNALMRSVPPDFKAASGKLVGGARKQVGDAYAEREAELVEAEQAAALDAERVDVTAGASFVRQGARHPLSLLQESIADVFVGMGWEIAEGPELENEWFNFDALNFDEDHPARAMQDTFFVDPVESHLVLRTHTSPVQIRSMLDRTPPIYVIAPGRVYRTDELDATHTPVFTQFEGLAVDRGLTMAHLRGTLEHVARLLFGDEAKIRLRPNYFPFTEPSAELDIWHPTFVGGARWIEWGGCGMVNPNVLRSVGIDPDEFSGFAFGMGIERTLMFRNDVKDMRDMVEGDVRFSKQYGMVI, encoded by the coding sequence GTGTCTGACAGCAACCCGATCACCGACGAGGCCGTCGCGGCGGCGACCGCGGAGGCGCTCAGCGCGATCCGCGCGGCCGCCGACTCGACCGCCCTCAAGGCCGCCCGCACCGCCCACCTCGGCGAGGGCTCGGCCCTCGCCCGCCTGAACGCGCTGATGCGCTCGGTGCCGCCCGATTTCAAGGCCGCGTCCGGCAAGCTCGTGGGCGGTGCCCGCAAGCAGGTCGGCGACGCCTACGCCGAGCGCGAGGCCGAGCTGGTCGAGGCCGAGCAGGCCGCGGCCCTCGACGCCGAGCGCGTCGACGTCACCGCCGGCGCCAGCTTCGTGCGCCAGGGCGCGCGCCATCCGCTCTCGCTGCTCCAGGAGTCCATCGCCGACGTCTTCGTCGGCATGGGCTGGGAGATCGCGGAGGGGCCGGAGCTCGAGAACGAGTGGTTCAACTTCGACGCCCTCAACTTCGACGAGGACCACCCGGCTCGCGCGATGCAGGACACCTTCTTCGTCGACCCGGTCGAGTCGCACCTCGTGCTGCGCACGCACACCTCGCCCGTGCAGATCCGCTCGATGCTCGACCGCACGCCGCCGATCTACGTGATCGCGCCCGGCCGCGTCTACCGCACCGACGAGCTCGACGCGACGCACACCCCCGTCTTCACGCAGTTCGAGGGCCTGGCCGTCGACCGCGGCCTGACGATGGCGCACCTGCGCGGCACGCTCGAGCACGTCGCCCGACTCCTATTCGGAGACGAGGCGAAGATCCGCCTGCGCCCCAACTACTTCCCCTTCACCGAGCCGAGCGCCGAGCTCGACATCTGGCACCCCACCTTCGTCGGCGGCGCCCGCTGGATCGAGTGGGGCGGCTGCGGCATGGTCAATCCCAACGTGCTGCGCTCGGTCGGGATCGACCCGGACGAGTTCTCCGGCTTCGCCTTCGGGATGGGGATCGAGCGGACCCTGATGTTCCGCAACGACGTGAAGGACATGCGCGACATGGTCGAGGGCGACGTCCGCTTCAGCAAGCAGTACGGGATGGTGATCTGA
- the pheT gene encoding phenylalanine--tRNA ligase subunit beta has translation MRIPLSWLGEYVDLEQDVTTEAVHAALVSVGLEEEDVHRFEVTGPVVVGEVLDLVPEPQKNGKTINWCTVRVAPEGERAADGGDDVRGIVCGAHNFAAGDKVVVSLPGAVLPGPFPISARKTYGHVSDGMIASTRELGLGDDHEGILRLASLGIDPEVGTDAITLLGLDDAAVEVNVTPDRGYAFSIRGIAREYAHATGAAFRDPALAIGTPDRAESAPVFPVRVEDAAPIRSRVGSTAFVTRVVRGIDTARPTPPWMVARLRLAGVRSISLVVDITNYVMFELGQPLHGYDLDRLEGGIVVRRARAGETLETLDGQTRRLHAEDLLITDDAGPIGLAGVMGGARTEISDTTADVLIEAANFDPVSIARTARRHKLPSEASRRFERGVDPLVAPVAAARAVQLLVELAGGTADELGSVLADSRAVEPIELPDGYISGLIGLEYTPEEIRGALVEIGASLEAGGAGLLVTPPSWRPDLTDRSTLAEEVARITGYDRIPSILPVAPPGRGLTAGQRLRRTVAQSLAAAGLTEVLSYPFLSRALNDRFGSADGEPVQQVSLANPLDATAGQLRLSLLPGLVQIAARNRSRGLTDLALYEMGSVFVPQAERPFGSPSLPLAGARPSAEIEAALNAGIPLQPLHAAALLTGSALERQPGVAAREFDWRDALDVVREVAAASGVELLIRQGAHAALHPGRTAEVLLDGAVIGHAGELLPALADELDLPHRVAVVELDLDPVIARAGRIVVARPVGALPAATQDLSLVVPIALPAAELQAAVAEGAGDLLEAIRLVDDYRGAGVPEGSKSLTFALRFRAADRTLTAAEATAAKESGTALAAERFGATPRE, from the coding sequence ATGCGCATCCCGCTGAGCTGGCTGGGCGAGTACGTCGACCTCGAGCAGGACGTCACGACCGAGGCCGTGCACGCGGCGCTCGTGTCCGTCGGCCTCGAGGAGGAGGACGTCCACCGCTTCGAGGTGACCGGTCCCGTCGTCGTCGGCGAGGTCCTCGACCTCGTGCCCGAGCCGCAGAAGAACGGCAAGACCATCAACTGGTGCACCGTCCGCGTCGCCCCCGAGGGCGAGCGCGCGGCCGACGGCGGCGACGACGTGCGCGGCATCGTCTGCGGCGCGCACAACTTCGCGGCCGGCGACAAGGTCGTGGTCTCCCTGCCGGGCGCGGTGCTGCCCGGTCCGTTCCCGATCTCGGCGCGGAAGACGTACGGGCACGTCTCCGACGGCATGATCGCCTCGACCCGCGAGCTGGGCCTCGGCGACGACCACGAGGGCATCCTCCGCCTGGCGAGCCTCGGCATCGACCCGGAGGTCGGCACCGACGCGATCACGCTCCTCGGTCTCGACGACGCCGCCGTCGAGGTCAACGTCACGCCCGACCGCGGCTACGCCTTCTCGATCCGCGGCATCGCCCGCGAGTACGCGCACGCGACCGGCGCCGCCTTCCGCGACCCCGCGCTCGCGATCGGCACGCCCGACCGCGCGGAGTCCGCCCCCGTCTTCCCGGTCCGGGTCGAGGACGCGGCCCCGATCCGCAGTCGCGTCGGCTCGACCGCGTTCGTCACCCGCGTCGTCCGCGGCATCGACACCGCGCGGCCGACTCCGCCGTGGATGGTCGCGCGCCTGCGCCTGGCCGGCGTCCGCTCGATCTCGCTGGTCGTCGACATCACCAACTACGTGATGTTCGAGCTCGGCCAGCCGCTGCACGGCTACGACCTCGACCGGCTCGAGGGCGGCATCGTCGTCCGCCGCGCCCGCGCGGGGGAGACCCTCGAGACGCTCGACGGTCAGACCCGCCGCCTGCACGCGGAGGATCTGCTGATCACCGACGACGCCGGGCCGATCGGGCTCGCCGGCGTGATGGGCGGTGCGCGCACCGAGATCTCGGACACCACCGCCGACGTGCTGATCGAGGCCGCGAACTTCGACCCGGTCTCAATCGCGCGGACCGCCCGCCGGCACAAGCTGCCGAGCGAGGCGTCGCGCCGCTTCGAGCGCGGCGTCGATCCGCTCGTCGCGCCGGTCGCCGCCGCGCGCGCGGTCCAGCTGCTGGTCGAGCTCGCGGGAGGCACGGCCGACGAGCTCGGCTCGGTGCTGGCGGACTCGCGCGCCGTCGAGCCGATCGAGCTGCCCGACGGCTACATCTCCGGGCTGATCGGTCTCGAGTACACGCCGGAGGAGATCCGCGGCGCGCTCGTCGAGATCGGCGCGAGCCTCGAGGCCGGCGGAGCCGGACTGCTGGTGACCCCGCCGAGCTGGCGACCCGACCTCACCGACCGCTCCACGCTCGCGGAGGAGGTCGCCCGGATCACCGGCTACGACCGGATCCCCTCGATCCTCCCCGTCGCGCCGCCCGGGCGCGGGCTGACGGCCGGGCAGCGCCTGCGCCGCACGGTCGCGCAGTCGCTCGCGGCCGCCGGGCTCACCGAGGTGCTGTCCTACCCGTTCCTCTCCCGCGCGCTGAACGACCGCTTCGGCTCCGCCGACGGCGAGCCGGTGCAGCAGGTGTCGCTGGCGAATCCGCTCGACGCGACCGCGGGGCAGCTGCGGCTCTCGCTCCTGCCCGGCCTGGTGCAGATCGCGGCGCGCAACCGCTCGCGCGGTCTGACGGATCTGGCTCTCTACGAGATGGGCTCGGTCTTCGTGCCGCAGGCGGAGCGGCCGTTCGGCTCGCCGAGCTTGCCCCTCGCCGGAGCGCGGCCGTCCGCCGAGATCGAGGCTGCGCTGAACGCGGGGATCCCGCTGCAGCCGCTGCACGCCGCCGCGCTGCTGACCGGGTCGGCGCTCGAGCGTCAGCCCGGCGTCGCCGCGCGCGAGTTCGACTGGCGCGACGCGCTCGACGTCGTCCGCGAGGTGGCCGCCGCCTCGGGAGTCGAGCTGCTGATCCGCCAGGGCGCTCACGCCGCGCTGCACCCGGGTCGCACCGCCGAGGTGCTGCTCGACGGCGCCGTGATCGGCCACGCCGGCGAGCTGCTCCCGGCGCTCGCCGACGAGCTCGACCTCCCGCACCGGGTCGCCGTGGTCGAGCTCGACCTCGACCCGGTGATCGCGCGAGCGGGCCGCATCGTCGTCGCACGCCCGGTCGGCGCGCTGCCCGCCGCGACGCAGGACCTCTCGCTGGTCGTGCCGATCGCGCTGCCGGCCGCCGAGCTGCAGGCCGCGGTGGCCGAGGGAGCAGGGGACCTGCTCGAGGCGATCCGCCTGGTCGACGACTACCGCGGCGCGGGTGTGCCGGAGGGCTCGAAGTCGCTGACCTTCGCGCTCCGCTTCCGCGCGGCCGACCGCACCCTCACCGCGGCGGAGGCCACCGCGGCCAAGGAGAGCGGCACCGCGCTCGCGGCCGAGCGCTTCGGCGCGACGCCGCGCGAGTGA
- a CDS encoding amino acid ABC transporter ATP-binding protein has protein sequence MDAPSQAGRSSAAAREPLVVLDGVQKHYGEFQALKDIDLTINRGEVVVVLGPSGSGKSTLCRTINRLETISGGTISIDGQTLPEEGKALAALRADVGMVFQSFNLFAHKTILENVTLGPIKVRGLSRKAAEAEAQALLDRVGVGHQAGKTPAQLSGGQQQRVAIARALAMKPKVMLFDEPTSALDPEMINEVLDVMVGLAEDGMTMIVVTHEMGFARKAAHRVVFMSDGEVLEDTDPESFFTAPRTDRAKDFLSKLITH, from the coding sequence ATGGATGCACCCTCGCAGGCCGGACGATCGTCCGCCGCCGCCCGTGAACCCCTCGTCGTCCTCGACGGGGTGCAGAAGCACTACGGCGAGTTCCAGGCGCTGAAGGACATCGACCTGACGATCAACCGCGGCGAGGTGGTCGTGGTGCTCGGACCCTCCGGTTCGGGCAAGTCCACGCTCTGCCGCACGATCAACCGCCTCGAGACGATCTCCGGCGGCACGATCTCGATCGACGGCCAGACGCTGCCGGAGGAGGGCAAGGCGCTCGCCGCCCTGCGCGCCGATGTCGGCATGGTGTTCCAGTCGTTCAACCTCTTCGCGCACAAGACGATCCTCGAGAACGTCACGCTCGGCCCGATCAAGGTCCGCGGCCTCTCCCGCAAGGCGGCGGAGGCGGAGGCGCAGGCGCTGCTCGACCGCGTCGGCGTCGGCCACCAGGCCGGCAAGACGCCCGCCCAGCTCTCCGGCGGGCAGCAGCAGCGCGTCGCGATCGCCCGCGCGCTGGCGATGAAGCCGAAGGTGATGCTCTTCGACGAGCCGACCTCGGCGCTCGACCCCGAGATGATCAACGAGGTCCTCGACGTCATGGTCGGCCTCGCCGAGGACGGGATGACGATGATCGTCGTCACTCACGAGATGGGCTTCGCCCGCAAGGCCGCGCACCGTGTCGTCTTCATGTCCGACGGCGAGGTCCTCGAGGACACGGATCCCGAGTCGTTCTTCACCGCGCCGCGCACCGACCGGGCCAAGGACTTCCTCTCCAAGCTCATCACCCACTGA
- a CDS encoding amino acid ABC transporter permease — protein sequence MSSVLFDNPGPRAVARNRAIGAVVVLVLVALLAFVLWRFAESGQFSAAKWRAFGYPLVWQSIGAALGQTLAAFATAGVASIVLGLLLAIGRLSDRRWINVPVTLFIELFRAIPVLILMMLMYYGLPFAGLKLTPYVAVVIALTLYNGSVFSEIFRAGIEALPRGQKEAGYAIGLRKAGVMRLILFPQAIRSMLPVIIAQLVVALKDTALGSIITYNELLYYARYLGNQSSLDSPIIPAAIVVGAIYIGICLILSGIAKWVEIRTKNGGRKGTGHPAARATTDTALLAAQD from the coding sequence ATGAGCTCCGTCCTCTTCGACAACCCCGGACCCCGCGCGGTCGCCCGCAATCGCGCCATCGGCGCCGTCGTCGTCCTCGTCCTCGTCGCCCTGCTGGCCTTCGTGCTCTGGCGCTTCGCCGAGTCCGGGCAGTTCTCCGCGGCCAAGTGGCGGGCCTTCGGCTACCCGCTGGTCTGGCAGAGCATCGGCGCGGCGCTCGGGCAGACGCTCGCCGCCTTCGCCACCGCCGGTGTCGCGAGCATCGTGCTCGGTCTGCTGCTGGCGATCGGCCGGCTCTCGGACCGGCGCTGGATCAACGTCCCGGTCACGCTCTTCATCGAGCTCTTCCGCGCGATCCCGGTCCTCATCCTGATGATGCTGATGTACTACGGGCTCCCGTTCGCGGGCCTGAAGCTCACGCCGTACGTGGCCGTGGTCATCGCGCTGACGCTCTACAACGGCTCGGTCTTCTCCGAGATCTTCCGCGCCGGCATCGAGGCGCTCCCGCGCGGGCAGAAGGAGGCCGGCTACGCCATCGGCCTGCGCAAGGCCGGCGTGATGCGCCTCATCCTCTTCCCGCAGGCGATCCGCTCGATGCTGCCGGTGATCATCGCCCAGCTCGTCGTCGCCCTCAAGGACACGGCGCTCGGCTCGATCATCACCTACAACGAGCTGCTCTACTACGCCCGCTACCTCGGCAACCAGTCCAGCCTGGACAGCCCGATCATCCCCGCCGCCATCGTCGTCGGCGCCATCTACATCGGCATCTGCCTCATCCTCTCCGGCATCGCCAAGTGGGTCGAGATCCGCACCAAGAACGGCGGCCGCAAGGGCACCGGGCACCCGGCGGCCCGCGCCACCACCGACACCGCCCTGCTCGCCGCGCAGGACTGA